The Opitutales bacterium ASA1 genome window below encodes:
- a CDS encoding FRG domain-containing protein has translation MVVGAMSELRISSWNELQDALFADAWNTDIGRFRSKCAYRGLSDVEYPLATTLMRLGGDYSRLERHLLRNFRKYAHRSMVERDSIWHWLSLAKHHGLPARLLDWTYSPFVALHFATANIERFDADGAIWSVNYLEAHRLLPEVLRSRLEGEGANVFTVEMLSQAVPTLEGFAALTTEAQVVFFEPPSIDDRIVNQFAFFSVMSDPRSLLDEWLRAHPHLWRRIVIPAALKWEIRDKLDQANITERVLFPGLDGLSRWLERHYSPKVQTDIP, from the coding sequence ATGGTCGTGGGCGCGATGTCGGAGTTGCGAATATCGAGTTGGAACGAGCTGCAGGATGCGTTGTTCGCGGATGCGTGGAACACCGACATCGGTCGTTTCCGCTCCAAGTGTGCGTATCGCGGACTTTCCGACGTGGAGTATCCGCTCGCGACGACGTTGATGCGCCTCGGTGGCGACTACTCGCGGCTGGAGAGGCATCTGTTGCGCAATTTCAGGAAGTACGCGCACCGAAGCATGGTGGAGCGCGATTCGATCTGGCACTGGCTCTCGCTCGCCAAGCATCACGGCCTGCCCGCGCGTTTGCTCGACTGGACGTATTCGCCGTTCGTGGCGCTGCATTTCGCGACCGCGAACATCGAACGCTTCGACGCGGACGGTGCGATCTGGTCGGTCAACTATCTCGAGGCGCACCGGTTGCTGCCCGAGGTGTTGCGCAGTCGGCTCGAAGGGGAGGGCGCGAACGTGTTCACCGTGGAGATGCTCTCGCAAGCGGTGCCGACGCTGGAGGGTTTCGCGGCCCTGACGACGGAGGCGCAGGTGGTGTTCTTCGAACCACCGTCGATCGATGACCGGATCGTGAACCAGTTCGCGTTCTTCTCGGTCATGTCGGATCCGCGCAGCCTGCTCGACGAGTGGTTGCGAGCGCATCCGCATCTGTGGCGCCGGATCGTGATACCGGCTGCGCTGAAGTGGGAGATCCGCGACAAGCTCGACCAAGCGAACATCACCGAGCGAGTGTTGTTTCCCGGTCTCGACGGGTTGAGCAGGTGGCTCGAGCGTCACTACAGCCCGAAGGTGCAGACGGATATACCGTGA
- a CDS encoding AEC family transporter, with the protein MTDYATLLGLIAPVFAMIGAGVFARWRGWLVPEAEGSLLKVVVNVLFPCLVFRSTLGNEALRDPLNVALPPLMAFTTISVGFLFGFYGGRVLGLRRGTGLRTFAFAVGIYNYGYIPIPLIERLFGADALAVLFVHNIGCELAIWTVGVMLVAGASWREGLKRAVNAPAVSIVLAVVLNSVGLGDRVPEPLMTAFGALGACAVPLGLLVIGATMYDFLQRPRELLEPRVVFASVLLRLGVLPVVFVLLARWLPLSVELKQVMVVQAAMPAGIMPVVLARHFGGQPITAAQVILWTTLFGVLVLPWWIKLGLVWVGL; encoded by the coding sequence GTGACGGATTACGCGACGCTGCTGGGTTTGATCGCGCCCGTCTTCGCGATGATCGGGGCGGGAGTGTTCGCGCGATGGCGAGGTTGGCTCGTGCCGGAGGCGGAGGGGAGTTTGCTCAAGGTCGTCGTCAACGTCCTGTTTCCATGCTTGGTGTTTCGTTCCACTTTGGGCAACGAGGCTCTGCGCGATCCCCTCAATGTGGCGCTGCCGCCGTTGATGGCATTCACCACGATCAGTGTCGGGTTCCTCTTCGGTTTCTACGGGGGACGTGTGCTCGGTCTGCGGCGAGGCACCGGCTTGCGCACGTTCGCGTTCGCGGTCGGCATCTACAACTACGGGTACATCCCCATTCCGTTGATCGAGCGTCTGTTCGGCGCGGATGCGCTGGCCGTGTTGTTCGTGCACAACATCGGGTGCGAATTGGCCATCTGGACCGTCGGGGTGATGCTCGTGGCCGGTGCCTCGTGGCGCGAGGGTTTGAAGCGCGCCGTCAATGCGCCGGCGGTATCGATCGTGCTGGCCGTCGTGCTCAATTCGGTCGGGCTGGGCGACCGCGTGCCCGAGCCGTTGATGACGGCGTTCGGGGCGTTGGGTGCGTGCGCGGTGCCGCTCGGGTTGCTGGTGATCGGGGCGACCATGTACGACTTTCTGCAGCGGCCGCGGGAGCTGCTGGAGCCGAGGGTCGTGTTCGCGTCGGTGCTCTTGAGACTGGGCGTGCTGCCCGTGGTGTTCGTCTTGCTAGCGCGTTGGTTGCCGCTGTCGGTCGAGCTCAAGCAGGTGATGGTCGTGCAGGCGGCGATGCCTGCCGGGATCATGCCGGTGGTGCTGGCGCGCCACTTCGGCGGGCAGCCGATCACGGCGGCGCAGGTGATCCTGTGGACGACGCTCTTCGGCGTGCTCGTCCTGCCGTGGTGGATCAAGCTCGGCTTGGTGTGGGTGGGTCTTTGA